A region from the Aliarcobacter thereius LMG 24486 genome encodes:
- a CDS encoding MlaA family lipoprotein, which translates to MKRFLFIFCISSLILLANDEKIQESLNNNNNLTQEEILYESRKYDPLSGYNRAMTQFNYGFYSYVTKPIAKGYAYVMPAPARVGIDNFFTNLLFPVRFVNNLLQLKFKNASKELGRFLINTIWGFGGFMDQATHTVGMDIYRENFGSTLAYWGVGEGVHIVLPFFGPSNLRDAFGSIFDVVLSPTQYTGHNTIPYKIPQKIDHGYAIATTYSVNLVSFDPDSLDKLSERRVDLYEVLKYYYNQKRDEELRKTFETGE; encoded by the coding sequence TTGAAAAGATTTTTATTTATATTTTGCATTTCTAGTTTAATTTTACTAGCAAATGATGAAAAAATACAAGAAAGTTTGAATAACAACAATAACTTAACTCAAGAAGAGATTTTATATGAGAGTAGAAAATATGATCCTTTAAGTGGATATAATAGAGCAATGACCCAATTTAACTATGGTTTTTATTCATATGTTACAAAACCAATTGCTAAAGGTTATGCTTATGTTATGCCAGCACCAGCGAGAGTTGGAATTGATAATTTTTTTACAAATTTACTTTTTCCAGTAAGATTTGTAAATAATTTACTTCAATTAAAATTTAAAAATGCAAGTAAAGAGTTAGGAAGATTTTTAATTAATACTATTTGGGGCTTTGGTGGTTTTATGGATCAAGCTACTCATACAGTTGGAATGGATATTTATAGAGAAAACTTTGGAAGTACACTTGCATATTGGGGTGTTGGAGAAGGAGTTCATATTGTTTTACCATTTTTTGGTCCATCAAATTTAAGAGATGCTTTTGGTTCAATTTTTGATGTAGTATTATCACCAACTCAATACACAGGACACAATACAATTCCATATAAAATACCTCAAAAAATAGATCACGGTTATGCAATAGCAACAACTTATAGTGTAAACCTAGTATCTTTTGATCCTGATTCTTTGGATAAATTAAGTGAAAGAAGAGTAGATTTGTACGAAGTTCTAAAATATTATTATAATCAAAAAAGAGATGAAGAACTTAGAAAAACATTTGAAACGGGGGAATAA
- a CDS encoding response regulator transcription factor: protein MKNLRVLIVEDEGDLAKLIRTSIKDYFFRVIIANDGKTGLEKYNSFKPDIVISDITMPILDGLEMCKKIKEENDKTSIIILSAYSQQEKLLKAIDIGINKYFIKPFDPDEFVSYLKELSIKINKDKNIELKDGFIFSNSTLNLYKDDILVKLTKREKDFINLLVKNINSLVKLELIKEKLWDEKNISDERVRTFIKRLRVKTSKDLIENVSSSGYMIS from the coding sequence ATGAAAAATCTAAGAGTTTTAATTGTAGAAGATGAAGGTGATTTAGCAAAACTAATAAGAACTTCAATAAAAGACTATTTTTTTAGAGTCATAATTGCAAATGATGGAAAAACTGGTCTAGAAAAGTATAATAGCTTTAAACCAGATATTGTAATAAGTGATATTACAATGCCTATTTTAGATGGTTTAGAGATGTGTAAAAAAATAAAAGAAGAAAATGATAAAACTTCAATAATAATTTTAAGTGCATATAGTCAGCAAGAAAAACTTCTAAAAGCAATAGATATAGGAATAAATAAATATTTTATAAAACCATTTGATCCAGATGAATTTGTATCTTATTTAAAAGAGTTATCAATAAAAATAAATAAAGATAAAAATATAGAACTAAAAGATGGTTTCATATTCTCAAACTCTACTTTAAATCTATATAAAGATGATATTTTAGTGAAACTAACAAAAAGAGAAAAAGATTTTATAAATCTTTTAGTAAAAAACATAAATTCTCTTGTAAAACTTGAATTAATAAAAGAAAAACTATGGGATGAAAAAAATATAAGTGATGAAAGAGTTAGAACTTTTATAAAAAGATTAAGAGTAAAAACATCAAAAGATTTAATAGAAAATGTATCTTCTAGTGGTTATATGATTTCATAA
- the pgp3 gene encoding peptidoglycan metallopeptidase Pgp3 — MKKIIFITLLITNIFAFKLSHKEVKNANLVLATLELENIEKPRLSFGKNHYDFYINPFKKNSYYVLLPTSYYEKPKKEKVIISYIKDGKKIFKTKRLDIIDGNYKSEVLKVNPSKIDLSPEDKIRVEKEFKEAKEVYTKKHPNLLFKDNFILPLNSKITSDFGNSRIFNGSLKSYHSGTDFRAPNGTEIIASNSGIVRVTKDRFYGGNTLIIDHGHGIFSGYFHLSSFKVKEMEYVKKGQVIALSGSTGRVTGPHLHFVFRINNILVDPLQAMDILNSLKE; from the coding sequence ATGAAAAAAATTATATTTATAACATTATTAATTACAAATATCTTTGCATTTAAACTCAGTCACAAAGAGGTAAAAAATGCAAATTTAGTTCTTGCTACACTTGAATTAGAAAATATTGAAAAACCTAGATTGAGTTTTGGAAAGAATCATTATGATTTTTATATTAATCCATTTAAGAAAAACTCTTACTATGTTTTATTGCCTACTTCATATTATGAAAAACCAAAAAAAGAAAAAGTTATCATTTCTTATATAAAAGATGGAAAAAAGATTTTTAAAACAAAAAGATTGGATATTATAGATGGAAACTACAAAAGCGAAGTTTTAAAAGTAAATCCTTCAAAAATTGATTTAAGTCCTGAAGATAAAATAAGAGTTGAAAAAGAGTTTAAAGAAGCAAAAGAAGTTTATACAAAAAAACATCCAAACTTACTTTTTAAAGATAATTTTATTTTGCCTTTAAATTCAAAAATTACAAGTGATTTTGGTAATAGTAGGATTTTTAACGGTTCTTTGAAATCTTATCATAGTGGAACAGATTTTAGAGCTCCTAATGGAACAGAAATTATTGCAAGTAATAGTGGAATAGTTAGAGTTACAAAAGATAGATTTTATGGTGGGAATACTTTAATAATAGATCATGGTCATGGTATATTTAGTGGATATTTTCATCTTAGTTCTTTTAAAGTAAAAGAGATGGAATATGTTAAAAAAGGTCAAGTAATCGCTTTAAGTGGTAGCACAGGAAGAGTTACAGGTCCTCATTTACACTTTGTTTTTAGAATAAACAATATTCTTGTAGATCCTCTTCAAGCAATGGATATTTTAAACTCTTTAAAAGAATAA
- a CDS encoding EscU/YscU/HrcU family type III secretion system export apparatus switch protein gives MQENSKIKKAVALEYEKGVDIAPKVIAKAKGEAAKNIIKIANENQIPIKKDEDLVELLSQIDIDKEIPSSMYKAVAEVFAFIYDLSNEKKGREK, from the coding sequence TTGCAAGAAAATAGTAAAATAAAAAAAGCTGTTGCTCTTGAATATGAAAAAGGAGTAGATATTGCTCCAAAAGTTATAGCAAAAGCAAAAGGTGAAGCTGCAAAAAATATTATAAAAATAGCAAATGAAAATCAAATTCCAATAAAAAAAGATGAAGATTTAGTAGAACTTTTAAGTCAAATAGATATAGATAAAGAGATTCCAAGTTCTATGTACAAAGCTGTTGCTGAAGTTTTTGCATTTATTTATGACTTATCAAATGAGAAAAAAGGTAGAGAAAAATGA
- a CDS encoding SDR family NAD(P)-dependent oxidoreductase codes for MINILITGCSSGIGLETAKILKNNGIKVYASARDEKDVKMLKNLGFETFQIDVRNKQDISYALNTILKNDLKLDAVFNNAGFGQPGAIEDLSVEVLKEQLDTNLHGLLELTNQAMKIFRTQGYGKIIQHSSVLGIISLRFRGAYNISKYAIEGLCDTLRLETLNSNIFISTINTGPVTSKFRKNSLNNFIKNIDIENSFWKNTYNSEIKKRLESSDDKGSFTLPPSSVANIVLKILKSKKPKPRYYITKATYILAFAKRVLSTSWLDKLLFKI; via the coding sequence ATGATAAATATATTAATTACAGGTTGCTCAAGTGGAATTGGACTTGAAACAGCAAAAATATTAAAAAATAATGGAATAAAAGTTTATGCAAGTGCAAGAGATGAAAAAGATGTAAAAATGCTTAAGAATTTAGGTTTTGAAACATTTCAAATTGATGTTAGAAATAAACAAGATATATCTTATGCATTAAATACAATTTTAAAAAATGATTTAAAACTCGATGCAGTTTTTAATAATGCTGGTTTTGGACAACCAGGAGCCATTGAAGATTTAAGTGTTGAAGTTTTAAAAGAGCAACTAGATACAAATCTTCATGGTCTTTTAGAGCTTACAAATCAAGCTATGAAAATATTTAGAACTCAAGGTTATGGAAAGATAATTCAACATAGCTCTGTTTTAGGAATAATATCTTTAAGATTTAGAGGAGCTTATAATATAAGTAAATATGCTATTGAAGGTCTTTGTGATACTTTAAGACTTGAAACATTAAATAGTAATATATTTATAAGTACAATTAATACAGGACCTGTAACTTCAAAGTTTAGAAAAAACTCTTTAAATAATTTTATAAAAAACATAGATATAGAAAATAGTTTTTGGAAAAATACTTATAATAGTGAAATCAAAAAAAGACTTGAAAGTAGTGATGATAAAGGATCTTTTACTCTTCCTCCAAGCAGTGTTGCAAATATTGTTTTAAAAATATTAAAAAGTAAAAAACCAAAACCAAGATATTATATAACAAAAGCTACTTATATCTTAGCTTTTGCAAAAAGAGTTTTAAGTACATCTTGGCTTGATAAGCTTCTTTTTAAGATTTAA
- the fliK gene encoding flagellar hook-length control protein FliK, with product MLVSNNSTLNIFLANNSSQLKELLSQTNINNISNMIDLDSENFSSLKDISKLLKELINSIKDGSKSNINLENLFKNSDIFKNLGTLASNLSQLLKMLDENKNLSNLKISFEPFLKTLKDINNLNIKDMISNSGIFLENKLLNSSKFNLDFDLKANLLKIQEFFINKNDANSNENLKVINNLLSQIELSQIASIALNSNFIVIPFLWDLLEDGFIQMKQKEENKFFCQINLNLKEFGKLELMLFLYEKNRLDITIYAENKDSKSLIRKNISKLKEAFKNIDLVPINIKILDLKIKSDNIFKNFENIESEFTLSNKINIRV from the coding sequence ATGTTAGTATCAAATAATTCAACATTAAATATATTTTTAGCCAATAACAGTTCACAATTAAAAGAGTTATTATCTCAAACAAATATTAATAATATCTCAAATATGATTGATTTGGATAGTGAAAATTTTTCATCTTTAAAAGATATATCAAAGCTATTAAAAGAGCTTATAAACTCCATAAAAGATGGTTCTAAATCAAATATAAATTTAGAAAACTTATTTAAAAATAGTGATATTTTTAAAAATTTAGGAACTTTAGCTTCAAATTTATCTCAACTTTTAAAAATGCTTGATGAAAATAAAAATCTTTCTAATCTAAAAATATCATTTGAACCTTTTTTAAAAACTTTAAAAGATATAAATAACTTAAATATAAAAGATATGATAAGCAATAGTGGAATATTTTTAGAAAATAAGCTACTAAATAGTTCAAAATTTAATTTAGATTTTGATTTAAAAGCAAATCTACTAAAAATTCAAGAGTTTTTTATAAATAAAAATGATGCAAATTCAAATGAAAACTTAAAAGTCATAAATAATCTTTTATCACAAATTGAACTAAGCCAAATAGCTTCTATTGCTTTGAACTCAAATTTTATTGTAATTCCTTTTTTATGGGATTTACTAGAAGATGGTTTTATACAGATGAAACAAAAAGAAGAAAATAAGTTTTTTTGCCAAATAAACTTAAATTTAAAAGAGTTTGGGAAATTAGAATTAATGTTGTTTTTATATGAAAAAAATAGACTTGATATTACAATTTATGCTGAAAATAAAGATTCAAAGAGTCTAATAAGAAAAAATATAAGCAAACTAAAAGAAGCTTTTAAGAATATTGATTTAGTTCCAATAAATATTAAAATATTAGATTTGAAAATAAAAAGTGATAATATTTTTAAAAACTTTGAAAATATTGAATCTGAATTTACTTTATCAAATAAGATTAATATTAGGGTTTAA
- a CDS encoding bifunctional aconitate hydratase 2/2-methylisocitrate dehydratase has translation MSLLQDYKAHEKQRESEGGLPGLALTAAQTAELVELLKASKVEDAEYALNLFKNKINPGVDDAAYVKAAFLNDIVQGKVSCSVISKVEAIEILGTMMGGFNVPPLVEALKIAEIADAAAKELKNTILVYNSFNDVKTLMDAGNAKAKEVIESWAKAEWFTNKPELEKEITLTVYKIPGETNTDDLSPATVAFTRADIPLHATAMLQSRMEKPLDKMIELKAKGHPLAYVGDVVGTGSSRKSGINSVQWHMGRDIPGVPNKRTGGVVIGSIIAPIFFNTAEDSGCLPIEANVDSIETGDVITLKPYAGEIVKDGKVVSTFKLNPNTLTDEMRAGGRIPLIIGKGLTAKAREALKLGASDMFIAPEQPADNGKGFTQAQKMVGRACGVEGIKPGMYVEPIATTVGSQDTTGPMTRDEIKELAALSFGADMVMQSFCHTAAYPKPADIKLRHTLPDFINSRGGVTLKPGDGVIHSWLNRLCLPDTVGTGGDSHTRFPIGISFPAGSGLIAFAGVTGMMPLTMPESVLVKFTGTMQTGITLRDLVNAIPYYAIKQGLLTVPKKNKKNIFAGTIIEIQGLPDLKVEQAFELSDASAERSAAACSVQLNKEPIIEYLSSNIALIEKMIEEGYEDAKTLQRRADKMKEWIKNPQLLEPDADAEYLATIEINLDEIKEPILACPNDPDDVATLGEILADDSRPKNIDEVFVGSCMTNIGLFRALGEVLKGEGVAKAKLWVAPPTKMDEAQLTEEGYYAAFAAAGARIEIPGCSLCMGNQAQVAEGSTVFSTSTRNFDNRLGKNSKVYLGSAEVAAVAALLGRIPTVKEYLDIVAQKINASNKDNVYKYLNFHQVSGEHLTTLLTSR, from the coding sequence ATGAGTTTATTACAAGATTATAAAGCACATGAAAAGCAAAGAGAAAGTGAAGGTGGATTACCAGGACTTGCTCTTACAGCTGCTCAAACTGCTGAATTAGTTGAGCTTTTAAAAGCTAGTAAAGTAGAAGATGCAGAGTATGCATTAAATCTATTTAAAAATAAAATTAACCCAGGTGTTGATGATGCTGCTTATGTTAAAGCTGCTTTTTTAAATGATATTGTTCAAGGTAAAGTTTCATGTTCAGTGATTTCAAAAGTTGAAGCTATTGAAATTTTAGGAACAATGATGGGTGGATTTAACGTACCACCATTAGTTGAAGCTCTTAAAATAGCTGAAATAGCTGATGCTGCAGCAAAAGAATTAAAAAATACAATCTTAGTATATAACTCATTTAATGATGTAAAAACTTTAATGGATGCAGGAAATGCAAAAGCTAAAGAAGTTATTGAGTCTTGGGCAAAAGCTGAATGGTTTACAAATAAACCAGAATTAGAAAAAGAGATTACTTTAACTGTATATAAAATTCCAGGTGAGACAAATACAGATGATTTATCTCCTGCAACTGTTGCATTTACAAGAGCAGATATTCCATTACACGCAACTGCAATGTTACAATCAAGAATGGAAAAACCACTTGATAAGATGATTGAATTAAAAGCAAAAGGACATCCTTTAGCATATGTTGGAGATGTTGTAGGAACTGGTTCATCAAGAAAATCAGGTATTAACTCTGTTCAATGGCATATGGGAAGAGATATTCCAGGTGTTCCAAATAAAAGAACAGGTGGAGTTGTAATTGGTTCAATTATTGCACCAATTTTCTTTAACACAGCAGAGGATTCAGGTTGTTTACCTATTGAAGCAAATGTTGATAGTATTGAAACTGGTGATGTAATTACATTAAAACCATATGCAGGTGAAATTGTAAAAGATGGAAAAGTTGTTTCTACATTTAAATTAAATCCAAATACTTTAACAGATGAGATGAGAGCAGGTGGAAGAATCCCTTTAATTATTGGAAAAGGATTAACTGCAAAAGCTAGAGAAGCATTAAAACTTGGTGCATCTGATATGTTTATTGCTCCTGAACAACCAGCTGATAATGGAAAAGGATTTACTCAAGCACAAAAAATGGTAGGAAGAGCTTGTGGTGTTGAAGGTATCAAACCAGGAATGTATGTTGAGCCAATTGCTACAACAGTTGGAAGCCAAGATACAACAGGACCAATGACAAGAGATGAGATTAAAGAACTTGCAGCATTAAGTTTTGGTGCTGATATGGTTATGCAATCATTTTGTCACACAGCTGCTTATCCAAAACCAGCAGATATAAAACTAAGACATACTTTACCAGATTTTATAAATTCAAGAGGTGGAGTTACTCTTAAGCCAGGTGATGGTGTTATTCACTCATGGTTAAATAGACTTTGTTTACCTGATACTGTAGGAACTGGTGGAGATTCACATACAAGATTCCCAATTGGTATCTCATTCCCAGCTGGATCAGGACTTATTGCATTTGCTGGTGTTACAGGAATGATGCCTTTAACTATGCCTGAATCAGTTTTAGTTAAATTTACTGGAACAATGCAAACAGGAATTACACTAAGAGATTTAGTAAATGCTATTCCTTATTATGCAATTAAACAAGGACTTTTAACTGTTCCTAAGAAAAATAAGAAAAATATTTTTGCTGGAACAATTATTGAAATTCAAGGTTTACCAGATTTAAAAGTTGAACAAGCATTTGAATTATCTGATGCAAGTGCTGAAAGAAGTGCTGCAGCTTGTTCTGTTCAATTAAACAAAGAGCCAATTATTGAATATTTATCTTCAAATATTGCTTTAATCGAAAAAATGATTGAAGAGGGATATGAAGATGCAAAAACTCTTCAAAGAAGAGCTGATAAAATGAAAGAGTGGATTAAAAACCCTCAATTATTAGAGCCAGATGCAGATGCTGAATATTTAGCAACTATTGAAATTAATCTTGATGAGATTAAAGAACCAATTTTAGCTTGTCCAAACGATCCAGATGATGTTGCTACTTTAGGTGAAATTTTAGCTGATGATTCAAGACCAAAAAATATTGATGAAGTATTTGTTGGATCTTGTATGACAAATATTGGATTATTTAGAGCTTTAGGTGAAGTACTTAAAGGTGAGGGTGTTGCTAAAGCAAAATTATGGGTTGCTCCTCCAACAAAAATGGATGAAGCACAATTAACAGAAGAGGGATACTATGCAGCATTTGCAGCAGCAGGTGCAAGAATTGAGATTCCAGGATGCTCATTATGTATGGGTAACCAAGCACAAGTTGCAGAAGGTTCAACTGTATTCTCAACTTCGACAAGAAACTTTGATAATAGACTTGGTAAAAATTCAAAAGTTTATTTAGGTTCAGCAGAAGTTGCAGCGGTTGCAGCACTTTTAGGAAGAATTCCAACAGTTAAAGAGTATTTAGATATTGTTGCTCAAAAAATTAATGCAAGTAACAAAGATAATGTTTATAAATACTTAAACTTCCACCAAGTAAGTGGTGAACATTTAACTACACTTTTAACTTCAAGATAA
- a CDS encoding LOG family protein encodes MNVAIYCGSSFGNNEIYKTKTIELAQKLALNNIKIVYGGSKQGLMGIISNESLKLNNSVTGVITYDLVNKELENTDITKIYKVDSMKERKAKMEELSDAFIALPGAYGTLEEIIDVIASAQIGYHSKPCAFINIDGYYNKLIEFFYSCAANGFMDKRFIDMLIVSDDIDEIIEKIKTYKAPKPKWEK; translated from the coding sequence ATGAATGTAGCAATATATTGTGGATCAAGTTTTGGAAATAATGAGATTTATAAAACAAAAACTATTGAATTGGCTCAGAAATTAGCCTTAAACAATATAAAAATAGTTTATGGTGGTTCAAAGCAAGGATTGATGGGAATAATTTCAAATGAATCTTTAAAACTAAACAATAGTGTAACAGGTGTTATAACTTATGATTTAGTAAATAAAGAGCTTGAAAATACAGATATTACAAAAATTTACAAAGTAGATAGTATGAAAGAAAGAAAAGCAAAAATGGAAGAGTTAAGTGATGCTTTTATTGCTCTTCCTGGTGCTTATGGTACTTTAGAAGAGATTATTGATGTAATAGCTTCTGCTCAAATTGGGTATCATTCAAAACCTTGTGCTTTTATAAATATTGATGGATATTACAACAAATTAATAGAGTTTTTTTATTCATGTGCAGCAAATGGTTTTATGGATAAGAGATTTATTGATATGTTAATTGTAAGTGATGATATAGATGAAATCATTGAAAAAATAAAAACTTATAAAGCCCCAAAACCTAAATGGGAGAAATAA
- a CDS encoding YebC/PmpR family DNA-binding transcriptional regulator — MGRAFEYRKAAKMKRWGNMSRIFPKLARAIEVAAKSGVPDPEMNSALRTAILNAKAENMPKTNIDAAIKRATGKDAANFTEVNFEGKGPHGVLVFVETATDNNTRTVANIKMYFNKTQGQVVPTGSLEFFFDRKAIFEFNKPSKYELDELELELIDAGLEELEEEEGLCLAYANYTDFGNMNNKFEELGIELTKAELKRIPNNPQEFTEEQQEDIGKLIEKLEDDDDVQAVYTNIA, encoded by the coding sequence ATGGGTAGAGCCTTTGAATATAGAAAAGCAGCAAAAATGAAAAGATGGGGAAATATGAGTAGAATATTTCCAAAACTTGCTCGTGCTATTGAAGTTGCAGCAAAAAGTGGAGTTCCAGATCCTGAGATGAACTCAGCACTTAGAACAGCTATTTTAAATGCAAAAGCAGAAAATATGCCAAAAACAAATATTGATGCAGCAATTAAAAGAGCAACAGGAAAAGATGCAGCAAATTTTACAGAAGTAAATTTTGAAGGAAAAGGTCCACATGGTGTTTTAGTTTTTGTTGAAACAGCAACAGATAATAATACAAGAACAGTTGCAAATATTAAAATGTATTTTAATAAAACACAAGGGCAAGTAGTACCTACTGGTTCTTTAGAATTTTTCTTTGATAGAAAAGCAATTTTTGAATTTAATAAACCAAGTAAATATGAGCTTGATGAATTAGAGCTAGAGCTAATTGATGCAGGACTTGAAGAACTTGAAGAAGAAGAAGGTCTTTGTTTAGCTTATGCAAACTATACAGATTTTGGAAATATGAATAATAAATTTGAAGAGTTAGGAATTGAACTTACAAAGGCAGAATTAAAAAGAATTCCAAATAATCCACAAGAGTTTACAGAAGAGCAACAAGAAGATATAGGAAAACTAATTGAAAAGCTTGAAGATGATGATGATGTTCAAGCTGTATATACAAATATTGCTTAA
- a CDS encoding PAS domain-containing sensor histidine kinase — MNNYQKAIENSNIVSKTDINGIITFVNDEFVKLFEYEKDELIGKNHNIIRHPDTPKESFKTLWETILNKKVHKATVKNLSKSGKTIYLNTTIIPILDEFDEISEFIAIRYDITNEVMLQKELEKNQKIIFLQSRMASLGQMLANIAHQWRQPLTELNLTLFNIKKAFLKKDEKEFENLYQNSKSLIHAMSNTIEDFTNFFSPQKQKEIFLLNLSIKEALKILSRFIENENISIKFNLKKELEIFGVKNELTQILLNFINNSKDAFIQKKIEKKEIFIESYKKDDSIFLEYSDNAKGLEKENFDKIFEPYFTTKHQSSGTGLGLFISKIIVENSFEGDIMYENTKDGLKFIIKFPIKK; from the coding sequence AACAGATATAAATGGAATTATCACTTTTGTAAATGATGAGTTTGTAAAGCTTTTTGAGTATGAAAAAGATGAACTTATAGGCAAAAATCACAATATTATAAGACATCCAGATACTCCAAAAGAGAGTTTTAAAACTCTTTGGGAAACTATTTTAAATAAAAAAGTTCATAAAGCAACTGTAAAAAATCTATCTAAAAGTGGAAAAACAATCTATTTAAATACAACAATTATTCCTATTTTAGATGAATTTGATGAAATTTCTGAGTTTATTGCTATAAGATATGATATTACAAATGAAGTAATGCTTCAAAAAGAGCTTGAAAAAAACCAAAAAATTATATTTTTACAATCAAGGATGGCAAGTCTTGGTCAAATGCTTGCAAATATTGCTCATCAATGGAGACAACCATTAACAGAACTAAATTTAACTCTTTTTAATATCAAAAAAGCTTTTCTTAAAAAAGATGAAAAAGAGTTTGAAAATCTATATCAAAATAGTAAAAGCTTAATTCATGCTATGTCAAATACTATTGAAGATTTTACGAACTTTTTTTCTCCTCAAAAACAAAAAGAGATATTTTTACTAAACTTAAGCATAAAAGAGGCTCTGAAAATTTTATCAAGATTTATAGAAAATGAGAATATATCTATAAAATTTAATTTAAAAAAAGAGCTAGAAATATTTGGAGTAAAAAATGAACTTACTCAAATTTTATTAAACTTTATAAATAACTCTAAAGATGCTTTTATTCAAAAAAAGATTGAAAAAAAAGAGATTTTTATAGAATCTTATAAAAAAGATGATTCTATATTTTTAGAATATAGTGACAATGCAAAAGGATTAGAAAAAGAAAACTTTGATAAAATTTTTGAACCTTATTTTACAACAAAACATCAAAGTAGCGGTACAGGACTTGGACTTTTTATATCTAAAATTATAGTAGAAAATAGTTTTGAAGGAGATATTATGTATGAAAATACAAAAGATGGTCTTAAATTTATTATAAAATTCCCTATAAAAAAATGA
- a CDS encoding TIGR02757 family protein, translated as MQKKDIELKELLDIEVNSRNSEFELSYDKPDPLLVAKRQKDDYAILLCALFAYGNAKLIVKFLDSLDFSLLDKSEEEIENRLNKHYYRFQNSKDIVEVFKAFRKLKLENSLENLFLEAYKKEKNVLEGVDFLIEKIKEKANYSSQGFDFLVGNALKRDKQGKIKLTNAPYKRWNMFLRWMVRKDSLDLGFWQNISKSDLILPLDTHTFKVSQKLGLLQNKTYNLKSALEITEKLKEFDKNDPIKYDFAIYRLGQEKII; from the coding sequence ATGCAGAAAAAAGATATAGAATTAAAAGAGCTTTTAGATATTGAAGTAAACTCTAGAAATAGTGAATTTGAACTAAGTTATGATAAACCAGATCCACTTTTAGTAGCTAAAAGACAAAAAGATGATTATGCTATTTTACTTTGTGCTTTGTTTGCTTATGGAAATGCAAAATTAATAGTTAAATTTTTAGATAGTTTAGATTTTTCACTATTAGATAAAAGTGAAGAGGAGATAGAAAATAGACTTAATAAACACTATTATAGATTTCAAAATAGTAAAGATATTGTAGAAGTCTTTAAAGCATTTAGAAAATTAAAACTGGAGAATAGTTTAGAAAATCTATTTTTAGAAGCTTATAAAAAAGAAAAAAATGTTTTAGAAGGAGTAGATTTTTTAATAGAAAAAATCAAAGAAAAGGCAAATTATAGTTCCCAAGGTTTTGATTTTCTAGTAGGAAATGCTTTAAAAAGAGATAAACAAGGGAAAATTAAACTCACTAATGCTCCATATAAAAGATGGAATATGTTTTTAAGATGGATGGTTAGAAAAGATAGTTTAGATTTAGGATTTTGGCAAAATATATCAAAAAGTGATTTGATTTTACCACTTGATACTCATACTTTTAAGGTTTCTCAGAAGCTTGGACTTTTACAAAATAAAACATATAATTTAAAATCAGCACTTGAAATAACAGAAAAATTAAAAGAGTTTGATAAAAATGACCCTATAAAATATGATTTTGCAATTTATAGGTTGGGGCAAGAGAAGATTATATAA